In Dama dama isolate Ldn47 chromosome 22, ASM3311817v1, whole genome shotgun sequence, the genomic window AATGAGTACTGCTTAATCAAAGTGTGACATTACAATACTGGAAAAATGGAGATGGAAAAAGGTAGGGGCTAAGAGCTAAATCCTCCTCTTCTTGACTTATCCTTGACTCAGCTCACATAGCACATCCATCAGCAAACACTGGTGGGCTCCACCTTCAATTCCAGCTTAGAATCTGACCACTTCTCCTAAACTGCCACCTCTCTGGCCCCATCCTTGCCCCCTTCCATCTGTTCTCACACACAGGGAAgccagagggatttttttttttttttaaataagtcgaTCAGCATTCCTCTGGTGAAACTCACCAGTGGTTTGCTTCCCTCCTCACCCTAAATACAAGCGCTTCCTCACTGCAGAGCTGTCCCACACGGCTGAAGCCCCCTCAGGTGCCAGCGGTGGTGCAGAGGGGACCAGGACCCACATCATTGGGACCATGAAACACACGCCCCTCCTGATTCCAAAGCTCAGTCCTGGATCCTTCCCTTCTAGCTGGGTCATCTCGCTGGGCTTGTTTATTCATCTAAAAGCAGGGGATGATGATAACAAACTTGAAAATTTTTCATGAGAATTAGAAACATGGCCCTTCTTTGGTTTATGTCCCAATAAACCCATCTCATCCTTCTCatcctccttttgctttcagtctttcccggcctcaggatcttttccactcagttggctctttgcattaggtagccaaagtactggagcttcagcttcagtttttccaatgaatatccatttTGCTAGCATTTTGCTAGCCTGGAAAACTATCATAAGTCAAAATACAGTTTATACTAAATGGGTATCACTTTTGCACCATTCTAAAGTCAAAATATTGTAAGCTGAACCATCATAAGACCACTGAACCACTGTCTACAGGTGTCTAGCATCCAGGGTGCACAGTAAGTGGTTGCTAAAGACACTGGTTGAGGAATAGGCAAACTCTCCATTGCTCCTATTATTTGCACGTGAAGACTTGCAGCCTCATCCAGTATCCTTCCTCAGTCTTCTCAGTGAGTCTCTCCTGCACCAGGAAGACAGACTCTGGGCTGGGGCTTCTCTATCTACCCCACAGGGAGCTGGCCCTGAGGATGGACTACACGAGGCAGCCCCTCACCAGCTCCCCTCTTTCACTGTgggctgtggctcacaggctcccaCACTTCCTCTGTCTGATCCCAGACCAGCTTTTGAAACCTCTGGAGTTTGGTTCCTTATCTGCCAACAGGCATGCAGACTGGTATGCCCTGCTCCACAAGGCTGAGCTGAGGAGCAAAAGAGAGTCTAAACAAGATCCAGAGCCCTGTCCCAGACGGTAACGGGCATCCAGAAACAGCTGACCTCAGTAGCCATCCCCGTTCTAAAGCCTGGAGCTCCGTGTCCCCGCCTCCAGTGCCTTCCCCCTGGACTTTGGAAGCTGGACTCCCTCTTGCTGACTTTGGCTAGCTCCTTCCAccagccagagaagcctggctcccTCTAAGGGTACAAACTCCCACTTGGGGAAGCCAGCCCTCTATCCCAACCACTCAATCCCTCCAGGTCCAGGCGCATCCCAACACCCAGAAAGAAGGCGGACAGGGGGTCTGGGCAGAGCGACCGTTTTTACTCCAGCTCAGCCTCTGCGGATGCCCAGGAAGCTAGAATGCTTCTCCTGCGATGGGGACATCCCCCCACAACCTAGATGACGGTGCATCCCAGGATTAGAACCCAGCCTCCGTAACTCACTTCCTCAGGAACTGAGGcttcttttttcagtcttttggCCAGAGAGAGATTAGATagcataatttaattttaaaaagtaggataGAGAGGAAAGTAGCACAAAAATATAGTGTTGCCATGGAAGGCTGGCACTGGCTGCCAAGATGCTGAAGCCAGAGGAGGTTGTGGATCTGGGGGAAACGAGTGTTCTTTAAAGGAGCAAGAGGATGGGCTGGAGGGCAGAGAACCAGGACAGCCTCTCATCTGAGACCCCCCACCTCCCAACAAGAGGGCGCCACACCTCAAACACCGACGTGAGGGGATGATGGGATGACCTCCGTCCCAGGAGGGTGAGCCTGAGCCATGGGCATTTGGGTATTAAGTGACTGGAGAAAACTCAAAGGCTTCCGTCACCCCCAGACCTCCCCAGAGAGGTCTCCTCTGCCGTGAAGCACAGGACTGGCCTGGAATCTACTGCGGTCACCTTCCTACCGCCAACCCAAGGGGGCCAGTGCCTTCTGGCCCTATTATATGATGCTCTCTCCCGGGACCTGATCCCTCCGTTTGGCTAAAAATACCCTCAGCCACATCCCCCTCTTCTGATGGATGGGTTTCTCCCTGTTCTCCAAACAGATGTCTTTGGGGTCTTCATTTTCTCCGCCTGGTGACGCTCTTCAGTTCATCCAGCTCTTTCTCCATCAAGTGGGATTCAGCAGTGGTCTCCGAGAGCTGGAAGAGGAGCAGCAAACCGTTAGAGGCAGGGATGTTTCAGGGCCATGATTCAGGTTGGCAAGGCCAGCCCTGTGCGCTGGGAAAGGCCCCTGGCATCTCTCTAATGCTGCCGGCGCCTCCACGACGGGAACCCCTTTGTAACTGGGCAGAGAGTAATCTCCTGATGACCCAGGGCCTCAGGCGTGTGCGGAGCACTCACCATCCATTCTCTCATCATTTCTTATCACCTAGGATTGTGTGGCACTCACTGTGTTAAGGACACCAGGTTTCAAAGGATGAAAAGCGCAGATATTGGTGATTTCAAGGCTAAAGGACTAAGTTGCCTCTGAGTCGTGGCTCACATAAAAACAGTTGAAAAGGAATGCCACTCCCCCCATTAGGATCCCTCACTTGTCTCTGGAGGAGAGGGTGGAAGACGTTGCAGACAGGGATGGAGAGACACAGACTCCAGAGGTCAGCTGGCTGTGAAACAGAAGAGCTGCACTTCCCGAGCCAGACGCTACACCCAGAGCTTTACTTGTATTATTGACTCAGTAATGAGGTGGATCCTCTTTTCGGGCCCATTTTACTGCTGAAGACACTAAGCTTCTTCACACAGGgtagttaagtaacttgtctgaagtcacacagccaggGGCGAAGGTGGGTCAGGGACCCAGGCAGTTTAGCTACAGACACAGGCTCTTAAACACACGGTAGGGTGCCCTCTCCGGGAACCTCCACATACACCTCTAGGTTCAACAGGCCCTTGGGCTTTAAAAGCCACAAGAAACGGATGCCAACAGGCAGTGTGGCTCTCCGCAGGTCTTCGCCAGGCTCTGGCTAAGGCTGCGTGGTGCGGGTCCCTGCCCAGCCAGGAGCAGACTGTCCTTCAGTCCTGAATGCCTTCCGGCCTCCATTCCTCGCTTTATCTTTCCTTAAATACCCCTTCCCATGATGGGCTCCTGACTGGACAGAATGAAGCTCTCCCTCCCCTTTGCGGATTCCAGGCCTGGACAAGACTCTAATCTCTGTCCTTACCTGAGGCACTTGTCACCGTATTTGCTGTCTTTCTCTCAGTTAGACTCTGAGCCCTGGCGGGCAGGGGCTGTGTCTGCCTTGGTTTCATGTCTTTGGATGCAGAGCAATGTGCCTGGGCAAGCTGGCACTAGAGAGTGTGGGCTGGTTGAAATGACTCGTGGGGAAGCTGCCCAGGGAAAGCCAAGGCATCGCCCCCCGGCCGCACTCCTCACCATGTCCAGCAGGATGTCCACCTTCAGCCGCAAGAGGTTGTTCTCTTCTTCCAGCTGCTGGTTCCGTCTCCGCAGGCGCTGAGCCTCCCTCCGCTCCACACCTCCACTAACCCCCGTCTCTGGCAGAAGGGTACAACCAGCGGTCACCAAGTGCGGGTTGCCTTCCACCATCGTGCTGGGGCAAAATGGCAGGAAATGCAGCCCACCTGCTATCCATTGGCCGTTCTCAAACTTCAGGCTCTGCCCGGCCAGGTTCATGGTGGGGGTTCCGTAGTCAAGGCCCAGTTCCACCTCCCGCGTTGACCGGTCCAACTGTGGGTGAGACATTCACGCCAGCATCAGGCGGCCAGAGTACCCAGGCTTGTGGTCCGGCACCTCTTCTGCTAGCTATGAGACCCCCTGCATGCACTCAGTcgcatcagactctttgtgaccccaccaattgtagtctgccaggctcctctgtctacgggattttcctagcaaatactggagtgggttgccatttcctcctccagaggatctccccaacccagggatagaacctgggtctcctgaattggtgggcgggttctttacccctgtgccacATGGGAATCCCTGACTATGTTACCCCCAacaactcatttctttttctctaatcaTAACTCCacacatttaataattttttttcaaataaagttaGAAAATTAAATAAGGTACTGAAAAACTTTTAAACTATAAAAGTACTGCTTTATATAATAGGTGTCTTCCAGAAAATCTATATATGTTGAAATTTGCAAACTGAATTATTTCATATCTACAGGGCACTTGGCAGTTTAAGAAGTCTCACCGTAAATTTTTCGTCAAGTGAAAAATCCTTTTTAAATGTAAGCCTGAGCCATCACTTGCTTCCTATGGAGCTACATATGTCCTGGAAAAGGCATAAAGTGCTAAGTCCCAATTAGTGGTAGCAGCTGTTCTTTAATGTGTTTTTCAATGTTTCTACAGCTCACTGAGCACCCACCATGGGCCAGGGCTGGTACTGGATATACAGAAATGAATGCAACCCTTCTACCCTGGAGGAGCTCGGAAACTGCCTTTGGAGCTATGGCAAATCCTTTTGAACGTTTTTACTGTTGGCAAAACATCATCCTTTGAGAATGAATTTGTTCTCAGACATGACTAAAAAACTGATTCCTGGCCAAGTCTTGGGAATCAAGTGAAGTCAAATTGGATAAGATcctttggtctccaaaatcatgaGAATGACTATCTTTTAAGGTTCTTGAACAGCTCTGATAATAATTTCCAAATAGGAGTTAAGACATGTTTTCAGCAATAGCAATCATATGAATTAAAAGGATACCCTCCCACGAGGATGCCTCTGGAGGACCACACTTCCCATAAGAGGCCAGGCTCGAGGCTCTGTTCACACTGTACACTGTTGATACTCACATTATGCAGGTTGGAGAGAGAGGCCGACTTCCGAGGGGGCGTCTTCTTTGGACTAAACGTACTTCCAAAGAGAGGCATCTTCAGCCTGATGAAGGAAAGGTCAATGCTCCCTTCTCCCAGGGTCAGAAAAAGTCAAGGGGTACAAAGAGTTGGATCAGAGACCTTGTGCCCCTGTCCTGAAATCATGAAAACACACATTCTATCATGTGACCATTAACTATCCTGGGGACAGTTGCCCTGTGGTGAGTGCTCACGATGTGCTAGGCAGCATGCCCAAATCTTGGCAACATCTCAGTCCTCACAATCACCCTTGGTTCAGCTCCTCTTAGTATACCTATCTGACAGATGAGGTTTAGAAAGACTACGGGTCTAAGTGGGAGCTGGTATTTGAACACAAGTCTGTGTGACTAGTCTATGTCAACCACAAGCAAGTGCCTAACTGGCTGGTCTTAAGTTTCGTTAAAAACCGGCATCACCAGATTTATAGTCTAGACCAAGGCACTAGAAGAACTCTCAAGAGAGTcctttagacagcaaggagatcaaaccggtcaatcctaaaggatattaaccctaaatattcattggaaggactgatgctaaacttccaataatttggccacctgatgcaaagaactgactcactggaaaaagaccctgatgctgggaaagattgaaggcaggaagagaaaggggtgacagaggatgagatgtttggatggcattgtcgactcaacggacatgagtttgagcagactctgggagacagtgaaggacagggaagcctggtgtgctatagtttatggagtcgcagagagttggacaccactgagcgactgaacaacaacaaaaggagtgAGATCCTTACTCCTGGACACTGGTAAGGCTCACACCTGGGGCAACAGCTTCTACATATActccattttaaagaaataaaagctttttCTGGGAACATgcctttttgctttcttattgGTTTCTTTTTGATTAAAGAAGTTCTTCATTTTAGTGGGATCTGacttattcaatttttttaatgattagtgtgtttttaatttaagaaagttTTGCCTACCCTAAGGCCATGATATTTTCATACATTAACTTTTGAAAGTTTCCTTCTTTCAGTTTTCACATTTAGGAGAGCCACTCATCTGCAATTAACTTTTGTATGCGATGAGAGGCAGGGCCACGGCTCCTTTCTTTCCCTGTATTGCATGTGTGTGTCATTTGCTCagcggtgtccgactctttgcagccccatggactgtagcccaccaggctcctcttcccatggaattctccaggcaagaatactagagtgggttgccattctcttctccaggggatcttcccaacccagagatcaaaccctggtctcctgcattgcaggcagattctttaccatctgagctaccagggaagcccaattttaatGTACATTACACAGATAGCTTAACAAGATTCCCTCTAAGAAACTGTAGAAGGATGATAACAATAATGAAGGCACAAATGAGCAAAAAAATAGCGGCAAAGCTCTCACCTTTCCTATTCCCAGGGATAAAATCTTCCTTCACCACATCATGAGATAAAATGGTAATTTTATCATATCTAGCAAGAAATTGGCCAAAAAGAGAGGGAACTTCTCAAGACTACTTGAAACAAGGTTTTATATCAAgtcttattaaaaaataactcaTAGTAGCTTTTCTTCACAATTAGCAAGACATATATTTAATAAGGACACAAAGAaaaaacttcatactgttttcagtGATGTAGAAAGTAATATCAGTGAAATTAATGATAAAAGTCTAGAAGCTTCTTTAGAAGCTTTacgatatagatatacatatatgtatagaagtatatgtacatatgacttacaaataaataaaatacataagacATTTAGGGGTGTGTGCTCATGAGTTTTactggtgtgtatgtgtgattaaaaacacagagatagaaaacagacttgtggacacagtggaggaaggagatgagacaaattgagaaagtagcatgacacatatgcattaccatatacaaaaaagataactagtgggaagttgctatataacacagctcaacccagtgctctgtgacaacctagaaggttgagatggggtggggggtgggagggaggttcaagagagaagggaacatatgtatacttatggctgattcacactgttgtgcagaaaccaacacaacattataaagcaatattCCTCCAAAAAACAGTGGTAGACCCACAGCCTGAGAGATGGCATTTGGGCTGGGGCATAACACTTTAGGACTTGGACAAACCAGAATGCGTCCATCTTGATGGTGGGTGGGACAGCAGTGGGGACCGAGATCTTGAGGGTGTTTGAAGCCGTGCTACTATATCATCCAAGACATCGTGGAAGGCCCTGGCATTGTTTctgcaggaaaaaagaaaaatcatggaaGAGGGAAGACAATTACTCTTATGTCCACAGAGGGCAGAACAGGAATGAAATAGGAATACCCAGGGAGAACGATTTTCAcccaaaaaagaaaaggtcaTAACAAAAACTAACTAACTAATACCACTCCTTGAGTATCCATGAGAAGTTGGACCCATTGCTGGGGAcacttcatatatttattttattccttgcAGGAATCCCATAAGGTAATTTTCCTGTCCAtatcagaaatgagaaaactaGGGCTTGAAGAaattatccagttttcccaaggtTCATAACCATGGTCAGTTGGCTAAACATGTATACAAAATTATCCTTGTATTAACAACTGGTGGGGTACATCATAAAAAGAAGCATTTTCATCCATCATGTTGGCAACATTTAAGAGATCAATAATACAATGTTGGCGAAGGTATGAAGACAAAGATACTCTTGGTGGAAACATAAGATGCTATCATTTTTTCCATTAGGCAAAACCTAGTAAAGTTTTTCAGGTGCATAGTTTTTGGCCAGCAAATCTACTTGTAAACATTTATCCTCCAGAAAGAATTGGACATGTTCACACAAATATTCTCTGTTGTTGGTAGCAgtcaaaaataagaaacaatGCAAAAGCTCTACTGATGTTTGGTATAGCCAAATACATTATGGCAAATTATTATAAGGGAACACTAGATAGTAAGTAAAAACAAAGAGACAGCCATACATGTACTGACTTGAAAAGACATCCAACACACTCTATCATTAAGAAAGCAagtgatagggacttccctggtggtctggtggctaagactgcacacttccaattcagggggcatgagttcgatccctgatcagggaacaaagattccaTATACCacatggcatgaccaaaaaaaaaaaaaaaaaaaacaagcaagcaagcaagcaacagaaccatgtatatattataattgCACttgagaagacaaaaaaaaaaagcaagaatataggtctctaaataaaaaagatttgGAAGGATAAACACCAAACTGCACACAGTGGTTAAATCTGGGAAAGGAAGTAGGATGGCTGACTCAACTGAATTTGCcatttttaaacagatttttttaattttaacttttttggctgtgtcgggatctttacttccccaaccagggatggaacctggacccctggcagtgaaagcatggaatcctaaccccTGTTCTGCCATCCTAATTCCTGAATTTGCCAttctaaaggttaaaaaaaaaaaccaaagtggCCAAATAGTGGCAATTTCATGTTATAATATAAAGTTATATTAAAGAAATATGTTTGTGGATTTAATGAATTATTACAATGACAATATATTCATGCATAACTTATGAAAACAAACCAAActaatgtacaaaaaaaaaaaaaaaccagatatAAAGCAGTCCCTGCCCCTTCAAGCACCTGGAGACatctgaagaaggaaaaataagccaAGCTGTTCATGCAAAGTCCACAGCGGTGCTAAGAACACCAAGACTGAGCATAGCATCTGGCTACAACAGGCCACCTTCCAGGCCCAGTTCTGCCTCAGCTGCTGGCTAAACCTTGGCCAAGCTACTGTAGTCTTCCAGGTTTTAACTTATTGCTGACTGGGTGGACTTTTGCAGAATCTAATGCCTATGGCCGGcgatttgttatgtaagtgaatacATCTCTGGTCAATAACATTCAGGAAACAAAACCTCTCTGGTAAATAATGTGTTCACAAGGGCACTTCACCCATGACCTCACAAATTCTCATAACACTGAAGCCAACGCCCATCATCAATATATTACAGACAGGGAAAAGGAAGGGTCTGGACTAACTTTTAAGTCAGATCCACTCATCCACAAACAACTCTGGCTGAGACCCTGAGATTCTGCAATATGAGTGTGGATCAAGAGGTAAGAGCTCTACCCCTGGCCCCAGGCAGTCCTCTTTCCAGTTAAATTCCCTGGAGAGAGAGGGCTCAGCACAAAGGAAGCCAATGGAGAGCATCCGAGTTCCAACCGTCGCTCAGCCCTTCACCCCCAGGGGGCCCCTGCACTTACTTCTCTGGGCCCCAGgcttctttatttaaaatcagggcttccctgctagctcagttggtaaagaatccgcctgcaacgcaggagacccgggttggattcctgggttgggaagatccactggagaagggataggctacccactccagtattgcggCCTGGCGGAAGAAGAACAAGTAGTTTTTTCCCATCTACagatcagaaaactgaggcttagagaagttaagtaacgtGCCTCCAGTCACGCTGTGGGAAGGCGGTGAAACTGGGCTTCAAATAAGGTCTACGCATCTGCGCTGATGATCATAATCGTTTCTTCACTGTGCAATGCTTTACCGTTTGCAATGGGCCATAAAATACAGTATCTTCTTTTATTCTAACAAGAAAGTGAGAAAGAAGTCTCTAGCTTTCACCGGAATCTCAAAGACTTCAGAGCCAAGCAAGTACGTGGCACGCAGGTACATGGCCACCACTCAGGGCTGTTAACTAACCGCAGCGAGCGTTCAATCGCGCGCTCTCGTTAATCACCTTCATCGCTGACCTACAAGGGGAATTACCACCCCAATTTACAAACGAGGAAACACAATACGATAAATGCAGTGCGCGGCCTGCGGAGAACCCGGCCCCGTCCCCGGCTCCGCGCCCTCCGGTCGCTCCAGCTGCCGGGAGGCCCTAGGTCCCCTGGGGAACGCCGGTGTCCCACCCTTTCTCGGACCCTTGGGAGATGCCGGGCTCAGAGACGTACCTGACGTGCCCCAAAGTCGGGGGTTCCAAGCAAACCCCCGACCTCCCGCCTGGTACCCACCAGAGGCCGAGTCAACCGCGGCCAGAGCGAACGCGGGTGTCGCCCTGCCGTCACGCGCATGCGCGGGCGCAGCCCCGCTGGGTTCTACCACCGAGAGATTTGGAGGTACCCGGCGCCGCGCGGTCCCCATCGCGAGCCTATGCGAAGCGCCAGAAACTCTTGAGGACGGCTCTTGACATACTCAATAGACTCCACAGAGGCAGTGTCTTCTGGAGTCACTTGGGCTATAGGCAAGGTCGAGAAACCACACTCACTCTCCCCACAACCCCCTTTGTCTGGTCTCTCCCCGGCCTTCGGGGACCGTCGCCATGGTAACGGCGTGTCACTGATGCAGGC contains:
- the CBY1 gene encoding protein chibby homolog 1 isoform X2, with protein sequence MPLFGSTFSPKKTPPRKSASLSNLHNLDRSTREVELGLDYGTPTMNLAGQSLKFENGQWIAETGVSGGVERREAQRLRRRNQQLEEENNLLRLKVDILLDMLSETTAESHLMEKELDELKSVTRRRK
- the CBY1 gene encoding protein chibby homolog 1 isoform X1; translation: MDAFWLKMPLFGSTFSPKKTPPRKSASLSNLHNLDRSTREVELGLDYGTPTMNLAGQSLKFENGQWIAETGVSGGVERREAQRLRRRNQQLEEENNLLRLKVDILLDMLSETTAESHLMEKELDELKSVTRRRK